One part of the Leucobacter triazinivorans genome encodes these proteins:
- a CDS encoding aldehyde dehydrogenase family protein, with amino-acid sequence MTRITVPIVPLRSYVDGAWVDEMDDTRRTLHDPNTGAYRQSKLATRPVDVERALRAARALYDTQQLEELGLRARTELILAVADELERRQDEIALQDSINTGAPLTTTRIIASSLGDRTRGAVREAAELGESAELGEAGRRVVLLRRAIGPAVIVAPWNAPTFTTVGKVAAAILGGCPVLLKPSENAPNGCQLFSEILVHELERRGFPEASFQLIQGGSQVGSLLTEDDRIEALSFTGGLGAGRTVAVAAASNLNVMQMELGSNNPAIVRADADVQQTAIQIVQGMTRLNGQWCEAPGKVLVHKSIHDSLVEAIGVELDRLAVGDALDAKTQVGPMAFERHRQALLQAVSRLESLGGELIATQRMPDLDGWFLAPGMIVGTRPEDANEELFGPLITVHSVDSDEDALAHANAPGGGLDGFVFSTNTEAAVRLGSRIRAGEVRVNGTFMSDLAGHSRQTFWGTSGIGGHSPQYGVRFFVGDRVVGIDRTDLAL; translated from the coding sequence ATGACGAGAATCACGGTTCCGATCGTTCCCCTCCGATCCTATGTCGATGGGGCTTGGGTCGACGAGATGGACGACACTCGAAGAACGTTGCACGACCCCAATACTGGGGCGTACCGTCAATCGAAACTCGCGACACGCCCCGTCGATGTCGAGAGGGCGCTCAGAGCGGCCAGAGCCCTGTATGACACGCAACAGCTCGAAGAACTCGGCCTGCGTGCTCGAACGGAATTGATTCTGGCGGTGGCTGACGAGCTCGAACGCCGGCAGGATGAGATTGCGTTGCAGGATTCGATCAACACTGGCGCGCCGCTGACGACCACGAGGATCATCGCATCCTCTCTTGGCGATCGAACACGTGGAGCAGTGCGGGAAGCAGCAGAGCTCGGCGAGTCTGCGGAACTCGGGGAAGCGGGACGACGGGTAGTTTTGCTCCGTCGTGCAATAGGTCCTGCGGTGATCGTCGCGCCTTGGAATGCTCCCACGTTCACGACTGTCGGCAAAGTTGCTGCGGCAATTCTCGGGGGATGTCCGGTCCTGCTGAAGCCCTCTGAAAATGCGCCGAACGGGTGTCAGCTATTCTCTGAAATCCTGGTGCACGAGCTAGAACGACGAGGTTTTCCCGAGGCTTCCTTCCAGCTGATTCAAGGAGGATCACAAGTTGGATCACTGCTTACTGAGGATGATCGGATCGAGGCGCTGTCGTTTACCGGTGGCCTTGGAGCTGGGCGCACTGTCGCCGTAGCGGCAGCTTCGAATCTCAACGTCATGCAAATGGAGCTCGGCTCGAACAATCCGGCGATTGTGCGAGCGGATGCCGATGTTCAACAGACCGCGATCCAGATCGTTCAGGGCATGACACGTCTCAATGGTCAGTGGTGTGAGGCCCCAGGCAAGGTTCTTGTGCACAAATCGATTCACGACAGCCTTGTCGAGGCGATCGGCGTGGAACTCGACAGGCTCGCAGTGGGAGATGCGCTGGATGCCAAGACCCAGGTTGGCCCGATGGCTTTCGAACGGCATCGTCAGGCCTTGCTGCAGGCCGTATCCCGGCTCGAGTCGCTGGGCGGCGAACTCATCGCTACCCAGCGCATGCCCGATCTCGATGGATGGTTTCTCGCCCCCGGCATGATCGTGGGCACCCGACCGGAGGATGCGAATGAGGAGCTGTTCGGCCCGCTGATCACGGTGCACTCGGTCGATAGCGACGAAGACGCCCTTGCACACGCCAATGCCCCTGGCGGGGGACTTGACGGCTTCGTCTTTAGCACCAACACCGAAGCTGCAGTGCGACTCGGATCACGCATTCGTGCAGGCGAGGTGCGGGTGAACGGCACCTTCATGTCCGATCTCGCGGGACATTCTCGCCAGACCTTCTGGGGCACCAGCGGAATTGGTGGACACAGTCCACAGTACGGGGTTCGGTTTTTTGTCGGCGATCGGGTCGTCGGAATTGACCGGACGGATCTTGCACTGTAA
- a CDS encoding aspartate aminotransferase family protein, protein MAQSSLLKSVIDQNYPVVAYGKGVFLYDIDGNKYLDGSSGAMTASIGHGVEEVAQAMKVQAERIAFSYRAQFTNQPAEDLARELAALAPDHISWVYFVNSGSEASEFAIRAALGYWRDRGLPEKTKVLGRHTSYHGMTMGALSMSGHPARRPDYGPLLHAFPVAPPVHSYRYARPGESELEYAERAAADFEQAIRAEDPQTVAAMIVEPIVGAAGGVLVPPVGYLQKLREVCDRLNVLLIVDEVITGMGRTGDWFACEHEGVVPDMLLVGKGLSGGYAPVGAVLMHEHLIETMRAHSGIAPFGHTFSANPLSMATCLAVLRLLQRERVLDNVRQRGAQLARGLRSLAERYHFVDDVRGRGLLWGFEFVTDRQKRETPDPEQQISSAFVDVCFREGLLVYPAGIAPFNNAAIISPPLRITECEIEILLEKLDLALAHMSGCFSTRGAKENPPRSATLAYSEPGSGL, encoded by the coding sequence ATGGCGCAAAGCTCACTGCTCAAGTCAGTGATAGACCAGAACTATCCTGTTGTCGCGTATGGAAAGGGAGTGTTTCTCTACGACATCGATGGAAACAAGTATCTGGACGGGTCGAGTGGTGCTATGACGGCAAGCATCGGCCATGGTGTCGAAGAAGTGGCGCAGGCGATGAAAGTCCAGGCCGAGCGCATCGCCTTCAGCTACCGTGCTCAGTTCACCAATCAGCCTGCCGAAGATTTAGCCAGAGAATTGGCTGCCCTCGCACCGGACCATATTAGTTGGGTCTACTTCGTCAACAGTGGCTCAGAGGCCTCGGAGTTCGCCATTCGTGCCGCTCTAGGCTACTGGCGTGACCGCGGCTTGCCAGAGAAGACGAAAGTTCTCGGGCGTCACACGAGTTACCACGGCATGACCATGGGTGCGCTCTCAATGTCAGGACATCCAGCCAGAAGACCTGACTATGGTCCTCTGCTCCATGCTTTCCCTGTTGCGCCACCCGTCCACTCATATCGGTACGCAAGGCCCGGCGAGAGCGAACTCGAGTACGCGGAACGTGCAGCTGCTGACTTTGAGCAGGCTATTCGCGCCGAGGATCCGCAGACAGTAGCTGCGATGATAGTGGAGCCGATAGTGGGAGCTGCGGGAGGAGTTCTCGTCCCTCCCGTCGGATATCTCCAAAAGTTGCGGGAAGTATGTGATCGCCTGAATGTCTTGTTGATTGTCGACGAGGTCATCACTGGAATGGGGCGGACAGGAGATTGGTTTGCCTGTGAGCATGAGGGCGTGGTTCCCGATATGCTCTTGGTCGGGAAGGGACTCAGTGGTGGATATGCGCCCGTAGGTGCAGTGCTCATGCATGAACACCTCATCGAGACAATGCGGGCGCACAGCGGCATCGCGCCTTTCGGTCACACTTTCTCAGCGAATCCACTGAGCATGGCAACATGTCTGGCGGTACTCCGGCTGCTCCAGCGAGAGAGAGTGCTTGACAATGTGCGCCAACGGGGAGCACAACTGGCGCGTGGACTGCGCTCACTTGCCGAGCGCTATCACTTTGTCGACGACGTTCGCGGTAGAGGGCTGCTCTGGGGCTTTGAGTTCGTCACCGACCGGCAGAAGAGAGAAACACCAGATCCCGAGCAGCAGATCTCGTCGGCCTTCGTCGATGTTTGCTTTCGGGAAGGTCTTCTCGTCTATCCGGCTGGGATTGCTCCGTTCAATAATGCCGCGATCATCAGTCCACCGCTTCGGATCACGGAGTGCGAGATCGAGATACTGCTCGAGAAGTTGGATCTCGCGCTCGCACACATGAGTGGCTGCTTCTCGACAAGAGGAGCAAAAGAAAACCCGCCGCGATCTGCCACTTTAGCCTATTCCGAACCGGGTTCAGGCTTATGA
- a CDS encoding Lrp/AsnC family transcriptional regulator: protein MEVVVDGADRKILEILRRWGRLPVSDIARMINLTAAPVQRRIDRLHRLGIIRGYSAVIDEHRSGALEAFVEVRLGGSTETGEVADIVRRIAGAEEFHTLSGDPDVLIRLRVEDVDHLQRVVNSIRRTGKVAGTKTLIVMHGWNRSFDAAETLVDDTHKPEPGSE from the coding sequence ATGGAAGTCGTAGTCGATGGGGCAGATCGCAAGATCCTCGAGATCCTGCGCCGCTGGGGGCGACTGCCCGTGAGTGATATAGCACGTATGATCAATTTGACAGCTGCCCCGGTGCAGCGACGCATTGATCGACTCCATAGGCTTGGAATCATTCGCGGGTATAGTGCCGTGATCGATGAGCATCGAAGCGGCGCTCTCGAGGCATTCGTGGAAGTGCGACTCGGTGGTTCCACGGAAACGGGAGAGGTCGCCGACATCGTCAGGCGGATTGCCGGAGCTGAGGAGTTTCACACCCTCTCCGGCGACCCGGACGTCTTGATCCGTCTCAGAGTCGAGGATGTCGACCATCTGCAGCGAGTGGTCAACTCGATCCGCCGCACCGGCAAGGTCGCAGGCACCAAAACTCTCATTGTGATGCATGGTTGGAATCGCAGCTTCGATGCCGCGGAAACGCTCGTGGACGATACTCATAAGCCTGAACCCGGTTCGGAATAG
- a CDS encoding transketolase-like TK C-terminal-containing protein, producing the protein MKLLPRNLESQAPSVRVDIDALRRIADRVRWISTAIVDHANRVRPNPSGVKVGGHQASSASMVEIMVALWFHALHRDDRISVKPHASPVLHAINYLLGDLDEQYLTTLREMGGLQSYPSRVKDPGTVDFSTGSVGIGATAPIWAALTHRYLASHDRRMPSANRFISLVGDAELDEGAVWEALGDPMVSNLGEVLWVVDLNRQSLDRVVPDIQIERLQSMFEALGWETITLKWGKTVAEVYERAGGQALRERLESMSNEEYQRMLRAEPSDVRTRLLGVSPSSDLRTLLEAISDSELAALIRDLGGHDLELLLETFDGIATDRPTVVFAYTVKGRALPIEGHPANHSALLTEMQMQQLAELHGMSLEHPWQRFEPESPEGAVCARRARELRRETVLPSTPFPEVQLPLRVPAAPVSTQAALGRLLSALRHDAPEIAERIVTCSPDVASSTNLGGWINKAGVWSAHQRPDWFADDPGRVLRWREIEQGQHIELGIAEVNLVSLLGELGTAWSRWGTPLIPIGVLYDPFVSRALEPWSYGIYAGGHSILVGTPSGVTLAPEGGAHQSISTPSIGLEQPDCIAWEPAFAVDLEWCMLHAMSRVGVPGGTSSYFRLSTRPIDQQLARIPTEKLFLERRRKHAIAGGYRITDHDPAHDDLTLVGVGALMPEVLAAAETLAEAGIQAGVVCLTSPDLLFRSMQHRRSTEATHGSDIASLLFPKHAPAPIVTVHDGHPHTLAFLAGIRGDRIRCLGVTSFGQSSSLPDAYQLHGIDAASIVTAALDLI; encoded by the coding sequence ATGAAACTCCTCCCTCGGAATCTTGAGTCACAGGCGCCATCAGTGCGTGTCGATATCGATGCTCTGCGACGTATCGCGGATCGCGTCCGATGGATCTCCACAGCGATAGTCGATCATGCGAATCGCGTGCGCCCGAATCCATCCGGCGTAAAGGTCGGTGGACATCAAGCATCGTCAGCATCAATGGTCGAAATCATGGTTGCCCTATGGTTCCATGCGTTGCATCGTGACGATCGGATCTCCGTGAAGCCTCATGCCTCGCCGGTGTTACACGCAATCAATTACCTGCTCGGCGATCTCGATGAGCAGTATTTGACAACGTTGAGAGAGATGGGTGGTCTTCAGAGCTATCCGAGTCGCGTCAAGGATCCTGGAACCGTTGATTTCTCAACTGGTTCAGTCGGGATCGGGGCGACGGCACCGATTTGGGCTGCACTCACGCATAGGTATCTGGCGTCGCATGACCGGCGGATGCCATCGGCGAACCGCTTTATCAGTTTGGTGGGCGATGCGGAACTCGATGAAGGGGCGGTCTGGGAGGCGCTGGGTGACCCAATGGTTTCAAATCTTGGCGAGGTGCTTTGGGTTGTCGATCTCAATCGTCAATCACTCGACCGGGTGGTACCCGACATTCAGATCGAGCGCCTGCAGTCCATGTTTGAGGCGCTTGGGTGGGAAACGATCACGCTGAAGTGGGGCAAAACAGTCGCTGAAGTGTATGAGCGTGCCGGCGGACAGGCTCTCCGTGAACGCCTCGAGTCAATGAGTAACGAAGAATATCAGCGCATGCTCCGAGCTGAGCCAAGTGATGTGCGTACGCGCCTGCTCGGCGTTTCCCCTTCAAGTGATCTCCGCACGCTTCTTGAAGCGATCTCCGATTCCGAACTCGCGGCGCTGATTCGAGATCTTGGCGGTCATGACCTCGAGCTGCTGTTGGAGACCTTTGATGGGATAGCTACTGACAGGCCGACCGTCGTCTTCGCCTACACGGTGAAGGGACGAGCCCTGCCCATCGAGGGCCACCCGGCGAATCACTCCGCTCTGCTCACCGAGATGCAGATGCAGCAACTCGCTGAGTTGCACGGTATGTCGCTGGAGCATCCCTGGCAGAGATTCGAGCCAGAGAGTCCGGAGGGTGCAGTGTGCGCGCGACGCGCCCGCGAACTTCGTCGTGAGACCGTGCTGCCAAGTACACCATTCCCAGAGGTGCAACTGCCTCTGCGTGTCCCCGCGGCACCGGTCTCGACTCAAGCCGCACTCGGACGATTGCTCAGCGCACTACGTCACGACGCACCCGAGATTGCCGAGCGCATCGTGACGTGCAGCCCTGATGTGGCCTCGAGCACCAATCTGGGTGGCTGGATCAACAAAGCAGGGGTGTGGTCTGCTCACCAGCGACCCGATTGGTTCGCAGACGATCCTGGACGCGTTCTCCGTTGGCGCGAAATTGAGCAGGGCCAGCATATCGAGCTCGGCATTGCAGAGGTCAATCTCGTCAGTCTTCTCGGCGAACTCGGCACCGCCTGGAGCCGCTGGGGCACCCCGCTGATCCCGATCGGAGTGCTCTACGACCCATTCGTCTCACGCGCCCTTGAACCCTGGTCTTATGGCATCTATGCGGGTGGACACTCGATCCTTGTGGGTACTCCTTCGGGCGTGACGCTCGCGCCGGAGGGTGGTGCTCATCAATCGATCTCCACTCCCTCCATCGGGCTCGAACAACCCGATTGCATTGCGTGGGAGCCGGCATTTGCGGTTGATCTCGAATGGTGCATGCTGCATGCCATGTCGAGGGTTGGTGTGCCAGGCGGCACCTCCTCCTACTTCCGTCTCTCGACACGCCCTATCGACCAACAGCTCGCACGGATCCCAACAGAGAAGTTGTTCCTGGAACGCCGTCGGAAACATGCCATCGCAGGAGGGTATCGGATCACGGATCACGATCCAGCACACGATGACCTCACGCTCGTCGGCGTCGGCGCTCTCATGCCCGAGGTACTCGCTGCAGCGGAGACGCTCGCAGAGGCTGGAATACAGGCCGGAGTGGTGTGCCTGACGAGCCCGGACCTTCTGTTCCGCTCAATGCAGCACCGGAGAAGCACGGAAGCGACGCATGGCTCCGATATCGCTTCACTACTCTTCCCCAAGCACGCACCCGCGCCGATTGTCACTGTGCACGATGGCCACCCTCACACGCTCGCGTTCCTCGCAGGTATTCGAGGCGACCGCATCCGGTGCCTTGGCGTGACGAGTTTCGGTCAATCGTCGAGTCTTCCCGATGCATACCAGCTCCATGGTATTGATGCTGCATCGATCGTCACGGCAGCCTTGGATCTCATCTAG
- a CDS encoding pyridoxal phosphate-dependent aminotransferase encodes MRITEDIGSRRLAGQDIVSLCAGEPKPRPAPSRLKAAGYTGPLGLMSLREAICEHYRDWYDIELEPRTVALTTGSSGAFLLAFLAAFDAGHRVALAVPGYPAYRNILRTLGVEVVEITTGPSTRYQPTPEMLEKAVSEGGHIDGLILASPANPTGTMLSRVELSALVEWCRKRGTRVISDELYHGITFPESEDADSRGVTARELDADAIVINSFSKYWGMTGWRLGWAILPEDLLGSFEALASNFALSPPTPAQEFALSAFTPECYAERDAILAEFARARRLLLDEEAQLNWGPSAPSEGAFYYYSDLGSQCERFGDSVSYSRALLDKTGVAVVPGIDFDPQAGGRSVRLSYAAGVDAVADALERIVRFQNRG; translated from the coding sequence ATGCGGATTACCGAGGACATTGGAAGTCGTCGTCTCGCGGGGCAGGACATCGTGTCGCTTTGTGCGGGTGAGCCCAAACCGCGACCTGCACCTTCGCGGCTGAAGGCCGCCGGTTACACGGGGCCCCTTGGTTTGATGTCCCTACGTGAAGCAATCTGCGAGCACTACCGCGACTGGTACGACATTGAACTAGAGCCTCGCACTGTCGCGCTCACGACAGGATCATCGGGTGCGTTCTTGCTCGCCTTCCTTGCAGCATTTGACGCAGGTCATCGTGTGGCTCTTGCGGTCCCCGGGTATCCGGCTTACCGGAATATCCTCCGGACGCTCGGCGTAGAGGTGGTGGAGATCACGACCGGTCCGAGCACCCGCTATCAACCGACCCCAGAAATGCTCGAAAAGGCGGTCTCCGAGGGCGGCCATATCGATGGATTGATCCTGGCGTCACCCGCGAATCCGACTGGCACCATGTTGAGTCGAGTAGAATTGAGCGCGCTCGTTGAGTGGTGCAGAAAGCGCGGCACACGTGTCATTAGCGACGAGCTTTATCACGGGATTACTTTTCCAGAATCTGAGGATGCCGATTCGCGCGGTGTCACAGCCAGAGAGCTGGATGCCGATGCAATAGTGATTAATTCTTTCTCGAAATACTGGGGAATGACCGGCTGGCGACTCGGATGGGCGATCCTGCCGGAGGATCTCCTTGGGAGCTTTGAAGCCCTTGCATCAAACTTCGCGCTCTCGCCCCCGACGCCGGCTCAAGAGTTCGCACTTTCTGCATTCACGCCGGAATGCTACGCGGAGCGGGATGCGATACTCGCTGAGTTCGCCCGTGCACGGCGCTTGCTGCTTGATGAGGAGGCCCAGCTGAACTGGGGACCTTCGGCACCATCCGAGGGAGCCTTCTACTACTACTCAGACCTCGGCTCACAATGTGAACGTTTCGGAGACTCCGTCAGCTACTCTCGTGCTCTTTTGGATAAGACTGGGGTGGCCGTAGTTCCAGGGATTGACTTCGACCCTCAAGCTGGTGGGCGCAGTGTGCGGCTATCGTATGCGGCAGGAGTAGACGCGGTGGCAGACGCACTCGAACGTATTGTCCGGTTTCAAAACCGAGGATGA
- a CDS encoding helix-turn-helix domain-containing protein, whose amino-acid sequence MGESDQSRSLFRADFPQLRGEVLAELVRLFSSGKDPVGLAEAAVELVADATGAKSVFVYFWDPDTERLVLRTVTRIDLALTLGSIQIRLGEGITGWSALHRKPVLINESPMTDPRFMAVDGVDENDYSSVLVVPIFDDALLYGVFAMYSSDDRTFGQEELAISEEVGLLLGSGLKRAETVRELELQSATARFLSDLPPASSSSLPAAIRESAKRILTLLDADACIIDYTSWIAPTSEPIAVAERTAEAVEEPRVWLTHSKQVARETEQRYEHAGYDHISSSLGFGIARGALTCYSRRKFTQEDITRLGILATQVGVLVGNMGSVPSGAAQLVALLASDREEQIQESLKFLGWRGGVFAPILVQVKRIGSDLETFGRLIQESAYLDLGPDTLITQSGTLVVLLVQNEKLIRSHEITSRVTDWISDLEARVGLSADVGIGQATNETISVRTSLYQARTALAWASFSSTRRAPQVVDYDSIRLVFELPRLINDLAPEIQGLHGELTPVALHDAQFGTHLLETLEAYALHGGSAASTADALFIHRNTLRQRLGRIHALSGREFDQSSHWPEMLLAVRLLKLDLLQGSFRTTTPRNLEVESPESQY is encoded by the coding sequence ATGGGAGAATCCGACCAATCCCGCTCTCTATTTCGAGCCGATTTTCCGCAGCTTCGAGGCGAGGTGCTTGCAGAGCTCGTCCGACTTTTCTCATCAGGAAAGGATCCCGTCGGACTCGCGGAAGCAGCAGTCGAGCTGGTGGCCGATGCTACAGGGGCGAAAAGTGTGTTCGTATACTTTTGGGATCCCGATACGGAGCGCCTTGTCCTTCGTACAGTTACCCGCATTGATTTGGCGCTGACTCTGGGAAGCATCCAGATCCGTCTAGGAGAAGGGATTACTGGCTGGAGCGCGCTCCACCGAAAGCCGGTACTCATCAATGAAAGCCCGATGACGGACCCAAGGTTCATGGCCGTTGACGGTGTTGATGAGAATGATTATTCATCAGTGCTGGTTGTGCCGATCTTCGACGACGCCCTGCTGTACGGAGTGTTCGCGATGTACTCTTCCGATGATCGAACGTTCGGGCAGGAGGAACTCGCAATCTCTGAAGAGGTTGGGCTGTTGCTCGGCAGCGGCCTCAAGCGCGCCGAAACCGTCCGAGAGCTGGAACTGCAGTCTGCTACGGCACGGTTTCTCTCCGATCTTCCACCTGCCTCCAGTTCCTCCCTTCCTGCGGCTATTCGAGAGTCAGCAAAACGAATCCTTACTCTTCTCGATGCAGACGCTTGCATCATCGACTACACGAGTTGGATTGCTCCGACGTCGGAACCTATCGCTGTAGCCGAAAGAACAGCTGAAGCAGTCGAGGAGCCCAGGGTTTGGCTCACCCACTCGAAACAGGTCGCGCGAGAAACGGAACAGCGCTACGAGCATGCGGGCTACGACCACATATCTTCGTCGCTCGGATTTGGCATCGCACGTGGTGCGTTGACCTGCTACTCCCGAAGAAAGTTCACCCAGGAAGATATCACTCGTCTCGGCATTCTTGCTACCCAAGTGGGTGTCCTTGTCGGCAATATGGGCAGCGTTCCGAGTGGTGCCGCACAGTTGGTGGCGCTCTTGGCCTCCGATCGAGAGGAGCAAATTCAAGAGAGCTTGAAGTTCCTCGGCTGGAGGGGCGGGGTGTTCGCACCCATTCTTGTTCAAGTGAAGCGCATAGGGTCTGATCTTGAAACATTTGGACGTCTCATTCAAGAGAGTGCTTACTTGGATCTTGGTCCTGACACGCTGATCACTCAATCAGGGACACTTGTCGTATTACTTGTGCAGAACGAAAAGCTCATAAGATCCCATGAAATCACCTCCCGAGTTACAGATTGGATCAGTGATCTGGAGGCGAGAGTTGGGCTCAGTGCGGATGTAGGGATAGGGCAAGCTACAAACGAGACCATAAGTGTCAGGACGTCCCTCTATCAGGCACGTACAGCATTGGCATGGGCGAGTTTCTCATCGACCAGAAGAGCGCCTCAAGTCGTCGACTACGACTCCATCCGGCTCGTCTTTGAGCTCCCGCGTCTCATCAATGACCTTGCGCCAGAAATACAGGGGCTACACGGCGAACTCACACCAGTAGCTCTGCACGATGCACAATTTGGCACCCATCTACTTGAGACCCTTGAAGCTTACGCACTGCATGGCGGATCCGCAGCTAGCACCGCCGACGCTCTATTCATTCATCGGAATACGCTCAGGCAACGTCTGGGGCGAATCCATGCACTATCCGGTCGGGAATTCGACCAGTCGAGTCACTGGCCAGAAATGTTGCTTGCAGTCCGCTTACTGAAGCTGGACCTTCTCCAAGGCTCGTTCAGAACAACAACCCCGAGAAACTTGGAGGTGGAGTCACCAGAATCCCAATACTGA
- the ald gene encoding alanine dehydrogenase: protein MRVGIPTEIKNNENRVAITEAGVYELKRRGHDVLVQAGAGLGSAITDADYAAAGAKIIDGADDVWAQADMILKVKEPIVAEYAKMRKGQVLFTYLHLAADKTLTEAVLASGTTAIAYETVQVGRALPLLAPMSEVAGRLSVQVGAYSLMKANGGRGVLLGGVTATRRGKVVVIGGGAAGEQAARIAYGMGAEVTVIDIFIPRLKQLEDEFNGRIQTRTSNAHNITEALRDADLVIGSVLIPGEKAPKLVTDEMVAQMKPGSVLVDIAIDQGGCFENSRPTTHDDPTFQVHNSIYYCVANMPGAVPETSTAALTNATLPYVVALADKGWAQALAGDEALAKGLNAHEGVITNQGVHDAFPGLKHAPYTAIIESALS, encoded by the coding sequence ATGCGTGTCGGTATTCCCACCGAGATTAAGAACAACGAGAACCGCGTCGCCATCACCGAAGCCGGCGTCTACGAGCTCAAGCGCCGCGGCCACGACGTGCTCGTGCAGGCCGGCGCCGGCCTCGGCTCGGCGATCACCGACGCCGACTACGCGGCCGCCGGCGCGAAGATCATCGATGGTGCCGACGACGTGTGGGCGCAGGCCGACATGATCCTCAAGGTCAAGGAACCCATCGTGGCCGAGTACGCGAAGATGCGCAAGGGCCAGGTGCTCTTCACCTACCTGCACCTCGCCGCCGACAAGACCCTCACCGAGGCCGTGCTCGCTTCGGGCACCACCGCCATCGCCTACGAGACCGTACAGGTCGGTCGCGCGCTGCCGCTGCTCGCCCCCATGAGCGAGGTCGCCGGGCGCCTCTCGGTGCAGGTCGGCGCCTACTCGCTGATGAAGGCCAACGGCGGCCGCGGCGTGCTGCTCGGCGGCGTCACCGCGACCCGTCGCGGCAAGGTCGTGGTCATCGGAGGCGGCGCGGCCGGCGAGCAGGCCGCGCGCATCGCCTACGGCATGGGCGCCGAGGTCACCGTCATCGACATCTTCATCCCCCGCCTCAAGCAGCTCGAGGACGAGTTCAACGGCCGCATCCAGACCCGCACCTCGAACGCGCACAACATCACCGAGGCGCTGCGCGACGCGGATCTCGTCATCGGCTCCGTGCTGATCCCGGGTGAGAAGGCCCCCAAGCTCGTCACCGACGAGATGGTCGCGCAGATGAAGCCGGGCTCGGTGCTCGTCGACATCGCCATCGACCAGGGCGGCTGCTTCGAGAACTCGCGCCCCACCACGCACGACGACCCCACCTTCCAGGTGCACAACTCGATCTACTACTGCGTCGCGAACATGCCGGGCGCCGTGCCCGAGACTTCGACGGCCGCGCTCACGAACGCGACCCTGCCCTACGTGGTGGCGCTCGCCGACAAGGGGTGGGCTCAGGCGCTGGCCGGTGACGAGGCGCTGGCTAAAGGCCTGAACGCGCACGAGGGCGTCATCACCAACCAGGGTGTGCATGATGCTTTCCCGGGACTGAAGCATGCGCCATACACAGCGATCATCGAAAGCGCATTGTCGTGA